In Mycolicibacter virginiensis, the DNA window ACGCCCGTAACGAGTTCGCCGACGAGTACTGCCTGCCGACCATCAAGGCCAACGCGCTCTACATGGACCGCTACCCGCTGGTCTCGGCCATCAGCCGGCCGCTGATCGTCAAGCATTTGGTGGATGCCGCGCGCAGTCATGGGGGCACCATCGTCGCGCACGGCTGCACCGGAAAGGGCAACGACCAGGTCCGCTTCGAGGTCGGCTTCGCCTCGCTGGCACCCGAACTCGACGTGATCGCACCGGTCCGCGACTACGCCTGGACTCGGGAGAAGGCCATCGCGTTCGCCGAGCAGAACGACATCCCGATCAACGTCACCAAGCGCTCGCCGTTCTCGATCGACCAGAACGTGTGGGGCCGCGCGGTGGAGACCGGATTCCTCGAAGACCTGTGGAACGCCCCCACCAAGGACGTCTACGACTACACCGAGGACCCGACGGTCAACTTCAACGCCCCCGACGAGCTGATCATCAGCTTCGACAAGGGCCGCCCGGTGGCCATCGACGGCCGCCCGCTCAGCGTCCTGCAGATCATCCAGGAGCTCAACACTCGCGCCGGCGCGCAGGGCGTGGGACGGCTCGACGTGGTCGAGGACCGGCTGGTGGGCATCAAGAGCCGCGAGATCTACGAGGCGCCGGGCGCGATGGTGCTGATCACCGCGCACACCGAGCTCGAGCACGTCACCCTGGAGCGTGAACTGGGCCGCTACAAGCGTGGTGTGGACCGCAAGTGGGGCGAGCTCACCTATGACGGCCTGTGGTTCAGCCCGCTCAAGCGGTCGCTGGAGGTGTTCGTCGAGGACACCCAGCAGCACGTGTCCGGTGACATTCGCCTGGTGCTGCACGGCGGCAGCATCATCGTCAACGGTCGGCGCAGCGCGGAGTCGCTCTACGACTTCAACCTGGCCACCTACGACGAGGGCGACACCTTCGACCAGACCGCGGCTCGGGGCTTCGTCCAGATCCACGGGCTGAGCTCCAAGATCTCCGCCCGCCGGGACCTGGGCTCGTGAGCCCGGTCCTTGTCCGCGAGTGCCATTCTGACGACGCGACACACCGGTGTGGCGTCGTGAAAGTGCCACTCGGCGAAACAAGGTGGCCCGCATGAGCACCAATGAGGGATCACTGTGGGGCGGACGGTTCGCCGAAGGACCGTCCGACGCGCTGGCGGCGCTGAGCAAATCCACCCACTTCGACTGGGTGCTGGCGCCCTACGACGTGGCCGCGTCCAAGGCGCACGCGAAGGTGCTCTACGGCGCCGGGCTGCTCACCACCGAGCAGCGTGACGGCCTGCTGGCCGGCCTGGACAGCCTCGGCGAAGACGTCGCCGACGGCAGCTTCGGGCCGCTGGTCACCGACGAGGACGTGCACGGCGCGCTGGAGCGTGGCCTGATCGACCGGGTCGGGCCCGATCTGGGCGGCCGGCTGCGTGCCGGGCGCTCGCGAAACGATCAGGTGGCCACGCTGTTTCGGATGTGGCTGCGTGACGCGGTCCGCCGGGTGGCGGCCGGGGTGCTCGACGTGGTCGAGGCGCTGGCCCACCAGGCAGGCGCCCACCCGAGCGCGATCATGCCGGGCAAGACGCACCTGCAGTCGGCGCAGCCGGTGCTGCTGGCCCACCACCTGCTGGCCCATGCCCACCCGCTGCTGCGCGACGTGGACCGGATCCTCGACTTCGACGCCCGCGCCGCGATCTCGCCTTACGGGTCGGGCGCGCTGGCCGGCTCGTCGCTGGGCCTGAACCCGGACGCCATCGCCGCCGAACTCGGCTTCGCCGCCGCCGCGGACAACTCGATCGACGCCACCGCCGCCCGCGACTTCGCCGCCGAGGCCGCGTTCGTGTTCGCGATGATCGCCGTCGACCTGTCCCGGCTGGCCGAAGACATCATCTTGTGGAGTTCAACGGAATTCGGCTACGCGGTGCTGCACGACTCCTGGTCGACCGGCAGCTCGATCATGCCGCAGAAGAAGAACCCCGACATCGCCGAGCTGGCTCGCGGGAAGTCCGGCCGGTTGATCGGCAACCTGACCGGCCTGTTGGCGACGCTCAAGGCCCAGCCGCTGGCCTACAACCGGGACCTGCAGGAGGACAAGGAGCCGGTGTTCGACTCGGCGGCTCAGCTGGAGCTGCTGTTGCCGGCGATGGCCGGGCTGGTCGGCACCCTGCGGTTCGACACCGAGCGGATGGCCGCGCTGGCACCGGCCGGCTACACCCTGGCCACTGACATCGCCGAATGGCTGGTGCGCCAAGGAGTTCCGTTCCGCATCGCGCACGAAGCGGCCGGCGCAGCGGTGAAGGTCGCCGAGCAGCGCGGCGTCGGCCTGGACGAGCTGACCGACGACGAGCTGGCTGCCATCAGCCCGGACCTCACCCCGCAGGTGCGCGAGGTGCTGACGGTCGAGGGCTCGGTGGGCTCTCGTGGCGCCCGGGGCGGTACCGCACCGGTGCGAGTGGCCGAGCAGCTGGCAGCGGTCCACGAAGCCGTCAGCCAGGCGCGCCGTCGGACAGCCGGAGATCAGCGGTAGTACGACGCCAGGTTGTCGGCCAGTTCGTCGAACAAGTCCTGGTTGAGTCCGAATGCGTGCCTGACCTCATCGACCACGCGAGCGATTTCGTCGGGCTCCAGCCCGAGCTCGTCGAGGCGGGCACGGTAGGCGTCCTTGTACGGCTTCGCCCGCACCGGGAACTCGTAGAACGACAGGCCGGCGCCGCCGAGCTCGAACGTGCGGTCCAATACGCGTCCGATCGCCTGGCCGCCGGAGAGGTCACCCAGGTAGCGCGTGTAGTGGTGGGCCAGCAACTCGCTGGTCGAGGCCGCGGCAATCCGGTCGCAGTACGCCTGGGCGGCAGGCGAATCGACCTCCGCGACGGCTCCGCCGGCCCAGAACTCCAGGTCGGCCTCGATCGCTGCGAGCCGTTCCAGCGCGGGGTCGTACACCGATGCGACGAGAGCGTCGTCGCGGTTCGCCCGTACCGCGGCCTCCAGCACGGCGTAGACCATCCGCAACCGCAACAGGTAATCGACGTAGCCCTGTTCGTTGACCTTGCCGCCCATCAGTTCTGACACAAACGGCGAGGCCTCGGCGGCGTCGTGCGCCGCCTGCGATCCTTCCCGCATGGCGGTGGACAACGATCGGACGGCATCGGGGTCAACCGGGGCCTTCAGCGGCATGCTGTGATCCGTTCCCTTCTTCGCGGGTGCTCTCGGTGGTCCAGCTTCCCGGCATCATCGGGCTGGTGGCCCGGGTGCCGAATGCATCTTCCGTCAGCGTAGTGAGTCCGGCCGGGTCCGCCAGTCCAGACTTCGCCACAGTGCCGGTCGATCCGATCCCGGCGCTGCCTGAGGTGCTGGCCATGGTGAGGAATTCGTAGCGGTAGCCGCGGGCTTTGGCCGTAGCGATGCGGCGCTTGCGTACCGCGGCCTTCTTCCCGGTCGCGGCCACCGCGGCGGCGTCGGCGTCGGTGCGCGCGCTACGCGAGGCCCGGGAGGCCGCTGAGGCCGGCTGCCCCATGGTGGGGCCGAAGCCGACGCCGGGCCCGCCGCCGGAAACCGCGTAGTACAGCGCCATCGGGGCGCTGGCGGCCGCCGGAATCGGTGCCGGTGGTGCCGGAGCGGTGGTGACGCTCGGCGACGGTGCCGCAGGCGCTGGCACTGCGGCCGAGGGGGGAGCCGGCACCACGACCGCAGCCGGGAGATCCTGGGCAGGTGCGCTGATGACGGTCGGTGCCGGGG includes these proteins:
- a CDS encoding argininosuccinate synthase — translated: MSERVILAYSGGLDTSVAISWIGKETGREVVAVAIDLGQGGEDMEVVRQRALDCGAVEAVVVDARNEFADEYCLPTIKANALYMDRYPLVSAISRPLIVKHLVDAARSHGGTIVAHGCTGKGNDQVRFEVGFASLAPELDVIAPVRDYAWTREKAIAFAEQNDIPINVTKRSPFSIDQNVWGRAVETGFLEDLWNAPTKDVYDYTEDPTVNFNAPDELIISFDKGRPVAIDGRPLSVLQIIQELNTRAGAQGVGRLDVVEDRLVGIKSREIYEAPGAMVLITAHTELEHVTLERELGRYKRGVDRKWGELTYDGLWFSPLKRSLEVFVEDTQQHVSGDIRLVLHGGSIIVNGRRSAESLYDFNLATYDEGDTFDQTAARGFVQIHGLSSKISARRDLGS
- the argH gene encoding argininosuccinate lyase, whose protein sequence is MSTNEGSLWGGRFAEGPSDALAALSKSTHFDWVLAPYDVAASKAHAKVLYGAGLLTTEQRDGLLAGLDSLGEDVADGSFGPLVTDEDVHGALERGLIDRVGPDLGGRLRAGRSRNDQVATLFRMWLRDAVRRVAAGVLDVVEALAHQAGAHPSAIMPGKTHLQSAQPVLLAHHLLAHAHPLLRDVDRILDFDARAAISPYGSGALAGSSLGLNPDAIAAELGFAAAADNSIDATAARDFAAEAAFVFAMIAVDLSRLAEDIILWSSTEFGYAVLHDSWSTGSSIMPQKKNPDIAELARGKSGRLIGNLTGLLATLKAQPLAYNRDLQEDKEPVFDSAAQLELLLPAMAGLVGTLRFDTERMAALAPAGYTLATDIAEWLVRQGVPFRIAHEAAGAAVKVAEQRGVGLDELTDDELAAISPDLTPQVREVLTVEGSVGSRGARGGTAPVRVAEQLAAVHEAVSQARRRTAGDQR
- a CDS encoding heme oxygenase (biliverdin-producing), which translates into the protein MPLKAPVDPDAVRSLSTAMREGSQAAHDAAEASPFVSELMGGKVNEQGYVDYLLRLRMVYAVLEAAVRANRDDALVASVYDPALERLAAIEADLEFWAGGAVAEVDSPAAQAYCDRIAAASTSELLAHHYTRYLGDLSGGQAIGRVLDRTFELGGAGLSFYEFPVRAKPYKDAYRARLDELGLEPDEIARVVDEVRHAFGLNQDLFDELADNLASYYR